In a single window of the Candidatus Methylomirabilis tolerans genome:
- a CDS encoding radical SAM protein, whose protein sequence is MTRDIRRHRLVKEDLIYGPLLSRRLGRSLGVNLLGAGEKVCSFNCRYCQCGWTAQPILQVADPLANFPSGEQIATALEMRLQQLCRDQIPIDVITFSGNGEPTLYPELQAIIKAASALRDRYVPRAKLAILSNSSTVHRREVRDALQGIDLKLMKLDAGSEALTRRINLPAKGWDFATMLQELAQLDGVLLQTIFVWGRVANTAPVAIREWSDRVAEIRPLGVQIYTLDRVPADPGLTPVSRVVLDAIAGYAQRRAHVPVEVY, encoded by the coding sequence ATGACGCGGGATATACGCCGACATCGGCTTGTGAAGGAGGATCTGATCTACGGTCCACTGCTTTCTCGCCGGCTGGGCCGTTCGCTGGGCGTGAATCTGCTTGGCGCCGGTGAGAAGGTGTGTTCCTTTAACTGTCGGTATTGCCAATGCGGCTGGACCGCACAGCCGATCCTGCAGGTCGCCGACCCGCTCGCGAACTTTCCTTCAGGAGAGCAGATTGCTACGGCCTTAGAGATGCGACTTCAGCAGTTATGCCGCGATCAGATCCCTATCGACGTGATCACATTTTCCGGCAATGGTGAGCCCACGCTCTATCCGGAACTTCAGGCGATCATCAAGGCTGCCTCGGCGCTCCGGGATCGCTATGTCCCACGCGCCAAGCTGGCCATTCTGTCGAATAGCTCCACCGTACATCGGCGTGAGGTGCGCGATGCCCTGCAAGGAATCGATCTTAAGTTGATGAAGTTGGATGCGGGGAGCGAGGCCCTCACGCGCCGGATCAATCTGCCGGCAAAAGGGTGGGACTTCGCGACGATGCTCCAGGAGTTAGCGCAACTTGACGGCGTACTCCTGCAAACGATATTTGTATGGGGAAGAGTGGCGAATACGGCGCCCGTGGCGATTCGCGAGTGGTCTGACCGGGTTGCCGAGATTCGTCCGCTTGGTGTTCAGATCTATACGCTCGACCGGGTACCGGCCGATCCTGGCTTGACCCCGGTCTCCAGGGTGGTACTCGATGCGATTGCCGGCTATGCGCAACGGCGCGCCCATGTTCCAGTCGAGGTCTACTGA
- the hpt gene encoding hypoxanthine phosphoribosyltransferase, with amino-acid sequence MLKHHTVFEEQIIAARVDALARAIADDLPEPTPVMIGLLTGAFVFLADLVRAMGRLGIEPHVDFMAVSHYGRSTASSGLVQLHKDSALELNGRAVLVIDDILDSGRTLSMVRAHLAARDPSWLRTCVLLDKPSRRQVAINADYVGFEVPDAWMIGYGMDAYGQGRGLPYIAAFEAPEQANSGIEYHTQ; translated from the coding sequence GTGCTCAAGCATCATACCGTCTTCGAGGAGCAGATCATTGCGGCACGGGTGGACGCGCTGGCGCGCGCGATCGCCGATGATCTGCCGGAGCCGACACCGGTGATGATCGGCCTGCTCACTGGTGCGTTCGTTTTCCTCGCCGACCTGGTGCGAGCGATGGGGCGCCTGGGGATAGAGCCCCATGTCGACTTCATGGCCGTTTCACACTACGGGCGTTCGACGGCATCCAGTGGGCTGGTGCAACTCCACAAGGATAGCGCATTGGAACTCAACGGGCGAGCCGTGTTAGTTATTGATGACATCCTGGATTCCGGGCGGACGCTCAGCATGGTCCGCGCACACCTGGCCGCCAGAGATCCGAGCTGGCTGCGCACCTGTGTCCTCCTGGACAAGCCGAGCCGACGGCAGGTAGCCATCAATGCGGACTACGTTGGCTTTGAGGTGCCCGATGCCTGGATGATCGGCTACGGCATGGACGCGTATGGGCAGGGGCGTGGCCTTCCGTATATCGCCGCGTTCGAAGCGCCGGAGCAGGCGAACTCGGGAATCGAATACCACACTCAATGA
- a CDS encoding vitamin K epoxide reductase family protein translates to MRLPAMRNGAPMFQSRSTEAVAGRRTRRWLLALPVLALCGVADSGYLLWQHRAATATFCPTGGCDVVNQGAYSEIGGIPLAAVGAVAYVFLLALSVVAVMLDSRRLIGVTLVVAGIGVVVSAWLVYLQVAVIESICSWCVLSAFTMILIFTMSLSAWFTIGPPLWSEQTNLGQHSIRYGHTTANEKVSSPPPSPSSLGGGEDGQGGLLKEIKKSPTEIPRHPIRFPLMALGMFALLAALLGGFVRLGWNWPTVSSTLSAVHGPLMISGFLGTLIGLERTVAMGKWWTSGGPLFTGVGALILIAGVPGAAGPALITFGSLVLVVTFVLLIRGQPALFTIIMGLGALAWLGGNILWLSGWPIFSVVSWWAAFLVLTIAGERLELSRFLPLARRHRLSFLAATGLFVGGLVPAGMAFDIGSRLSGLGLITLAIWLLRHDMARQAVKKTGLHRFVALSLLSGYVWLAVAGVLTLSFGGITVGSHHDATLHALHAHGVWDGYDATLHAIFVGFVFSMIIGHAPIIFPSVLGIALPFRPIFYSHLVLLHLSLVLRVVGDLAAWWPGRLGGGLLNVVAVLLFLGNMATSGVLGNRSVSLVDTGQ, encoded by the coding sequence ATGCGATTGCCGGCTATGCGCAACGGCGCGCCCATGTTCCAGTCGAGGTCTACTGAGGCCGTCGCCGGTCGCCGAACCCGGCGGTGGCTGCTTGCGCTCCCTGTGCTCGCCCTGTGTGGCGTGGCCGACTCGGGCTACCTGCTCTGGCAGCACCGCGCGGCAACCGCGACCTTCTGTCCGACAGGGGGATGCGACGTCGTCAATCAAGGAGCATACTCCGAGATCGGGGGAATCCCTCTCGCCGCCGTCGGCGCCGTGGCGTATGTGTTTTTGCTTGCCCTTTCAGTCGTGGCCGTTATGCTCGACAGCCGACGCCTGATAGGAGTAACGCTCGTTGTTGCCGGAATCGGCGTAGTGGTGTCAGCGTGGCTGGTCTATCTGCAGGTCGCCGTTATCGAATCGATCTGCTCGTGGTGTGTCCTCTCCGCCTTCACGATGATCTTGATCTTTACCATGAGCCTGAGTGCGTGGTTTACGATAGGGCCTCCGCTATGGTCTGAGCAGACTAACTTAGGGCAACACTCCATACGGTACGGTCATACCACAGCGAACGAAAAGGTATCTTCGCCCCCTCCCTCACCCTCCTCACTCGGAGGGGGAGAAGACGGGCAGGGGGGATTGTTGAAGGAAATAAAAAAGAGCCCGACGGAGATACCGCGACATCCCATCAGGTTTCCGCTGATGGCGTTAGGGATGTTCGCACTGCTCGCTGCTTTACTCGGAGGATTCGTTCGTCTCGGCTGGAACTGGCCGACCGTATCTTCAACCTTGTCTGCAGTGCATGGTCCCCTGATGATTTCCGGGTTCCTGGGTACACTCATCGGATTAGAGCGGACCGTAGCGATGGGGAAGTGGTGGACTTCTGGCGGGCCTCTGTTCACCGGGGTGGGCGCACTGATCCTGATTGCAGGCGTACCCGGCGCAGCCGGCCCGGCATTGATCACCTTTGGCAGCCTTGTATTGGTTGTCACGTTTGTCCTTCTCATTCGCGGCCAACCGGCCCTGTTTACGATCATCATGGGGCTTGGGGCGCTTGCGTGGCTTGGAGGCAACATCCTTTGGTTGAGTGGGTGGCCGATTTTCAGCGTGGTGAGCTGGTGGGCTGCCTTCCTGGTTCTGACCATCGCCGGAGAGCGGCTGGAGTTGAGCCGCTTTCTCCCGCTCGCTCGCCGACACCGGCTGTCCTTTCTGGCTGCCACTGGTCTGTTTGTTGGCGGGCTCGTTCCCGCGGGAATGGCTTTTGACATTGGATCGCGCCTGAGCGGGCTGGGCCTTATTACCCTGGCCATCTGGCTACTGCGGCACGATATGGCGCGACAGGCGGTCAAGAAGACAGGGCTGCACCGATTCGTGGCTCTCAGTCTGCTTTCAGGCTACGTGTGGCTGGCAGTGGCCGGGGTGCTTACATTGAGCTTTGGCGGAATTACCGTTGGATCACACCACGATGCGACCCTGCACGCTCTCCACGCACACGGCGTATGGGACGGCTACGATGCGACCCTGCACGCCATCTTCGTAGGCTTTGTGTTCTCGATGATTATCGGACATGCCCCGATCATCTTCCCATCCGTACTGGGAATTGCTTTACCTTTTCGCCCAATCTTTTACAGTCATCTCGTTCTGCTTCATCTATCGCTGGTGCTGCGAGTGGTGGGGGATTTGGCGGCATGGTGGCCTGGAAGGCTGGGAGGCGGGCTACTCAATGTTGTAGCCGTACTGCTCTTTCTCGGTAATATGGCGACGTCTGGCGTGCTGGGGAATCGATCCGTCTCTTTGGTGGATACCGGACAGTAG
- the miaB gene encoding tRNA (N6-isopentenyl adenosine(37)-C2)-methylthiotransferase MiaB, which yields MSKLKLITFGCQANDLDSERISGLLLREGYTLTEREEEADLILLNTCAIREKAEHKVYSRLGSFQILKRERAGLKIGICGCVAQQEGQALLNRFPYLDFVVGPGQLTAIPSLLQAGTTRGVATARTPGYSYPVNAPVQRQSNIRAWVSIMEGCDHFCTFCVVPFTRGRERSRPPQEIVEEIRGLKRQGYREVTLLGQTVNSYGRKLLPPISFVELLRHIDQLVGDYMRVRFTSPHPHDVTDELAAAFAELTSLCEQIHLPVQSGSDRILHRMKRGHTRDEYLEKVAMLRARTPQIAITTDIIVGFPDETEEDFQATLDLMQQVGFDGAFMFKYSPRPHTEAEQMPDQISEEVKSRRLEQALVLMNRLSLECNRAYLGRTVEVLVNREDAKGNTDRHTGRTRQNKIVHFGGEGVVDGSFVPVAITGATPLYLQGEMVCPL from the coding sequence TTCTGAATACCTGTGCGATCCGCGAGAAGGCGGAGCACAAGGTATACAGTCGTCTTGGGTCCTTTCAGATACTGAAACGGGAGCGCGCCGGTCTGAAGATCGGTATCTGCGGCTGTGTCGCGCAGCAGGAAGGGCAGGCGCTGCTCAACCGTTTTCCGTACCTGGACTTTGTCGTCGGCCCTGGACAGCTTACGGCCATTCCATCACTGCTTCAGGCTGGGACGACGAGAGGCGTGGCGACGGCGAGAACACCCGGCTACTCCTACCCTGTGAATGCGCCGGTTCAGCGGCAAAGCAATATCAGGGCCTGGGTCAGCATCATGGAGGGGTGCGATCACTTCTGTACCTTTTGTGTCGTTCCTTTCACTCGTGGCCGTGAGCGCAGCCGACCCCCGCAGGAGATCGTAGAGGAGATCAGAGGGCTCAAGCGACAGGGGTACCGCGAGGTCACGCTGTTAGGACAGACTGTTAACTCCTATGGGAGGAAGCTCCTGCCTCCGATCAGCTTTGTGGAACTGCTCCGTCACATTGATCAGCTTGTGGGCGATTACATGCGGGTCCGGTTTACGAGTCCACACCCCCACGATGTGACCGACGAACTGGCAGCGGCATTCGCCGAGCTCACGAGCCTGTGCGAACAGATCCATCTGCCTGTTCAATCGGGCTCTGATCGGATCCTGCATCGAATGAAGCGCGGCCATACTCGGGATGAGTACCTGGAAAAGGTGGCGATGCTCAGGGCCAGGACGCCACAGATCGCTATCACGACAGACATTATTGTCGGGTTCCCCGATGAGACGGAAGAGGACTTTCAGGCAACTCTGGACCTGATGCAGCAGGTCGGCTTTGATGGCGCCTTCATGTTCAAGTATTCGCCAAGACCTCACACAGAAGCGGAACAGATGCCCGATCAGATCTCCGAGGAGGTCAAAAGCCGTCGCTTGGAGCAGGCGCTTGTGCTCATGAACCGGCTGTCCCTTGAGTGCAACCGCGCGTATCTCGGCCGAACAGTCGAGGTGCTGGTGAATCGTGAAGATGCCAAGGGGAATACCGATCGCCATACCGGTCGGACCAGGCAGAATAAGATTGTCCATTTTGGAGGTGAAGGAGTAGTAGACGGCAGCTTTGTCCCCGTAGCGATCACGGGAGCGACCCCGTTGTACCTGCAAGGTGAGATGGTGTGCCCGCTATAG